A part of Methanobacteriaceae archaeon genomic DNA contains:
- the upp gene encoding uracil phosphoribosyltransferase: MNEFVLDHPLITHKLAFLRDINTGTKEFRELVTEISTILVYEAMRDAKLERTTIQTPLEEMVTGILDENNYAIVPILRAGMGMVDGVLNVIPNAKIGHIGLYRNEETFEPVEYYYKMPEDIENREVLVIDPMLATGGSASATISRLKQDGVTSIKFLCIVAAPQGIETLENDHPDVKIFCATVDRQLNENAYILPGLGDAGDRVYGTK; the protein is encoded by the coding sequence ATGAATGAGTTTGTTTTAGATCATCCATTAATTACTCATAAACTTGCGTTCCTAAGAGATATTAATACTGGAACCAAAGAATTCAGGGAATTAGTTACTGAAATTTCAACTATTCTTGTTTATGAAGCAATGCGTGATGCAAAACTTGAAAGAACAACTATTCAAACTCCTCTCGAAGAAATGGTAACTGGTATTTTAGATGAGAATAATTATGCAATTGTCCCAATTTTAAGAGCTGGAATGGGCATGGTTGATGGGGTACTTAATGTTATTCCAAATGCAAAAATAGGTCATATTGGTCTTTACAGAAACGAAGAAACATTTGAACCTGTAGAGTATTACTACAAAATGCCTGAAGATATTGAAAACAGGGAAGTTTTAGTAATTGACCCTATGCTTGCAACAGGTGGAAGTGCATCTGCAACTATTTCCAGACTTAAACAAGATGGTGTAACAAGCATCAAATTTTTATGTATTGTTGCTGCTCCACAAGGTATTGAAACACTTGAAAACGATCATCCTGATGTTAAAATATTTTGTGCAACTGTTGACAGACAATTAAATGAAAATGCATATATTCTCCCAGGTCTTGGAGATGCTGGTGACAGAGTATATGGAACCAAATAG
- a CDS encoding uracil-xanthine permease family protein: MVEENNNMLLGVRDKPPAVNWVLLAIQHVCAMFGATILVPIVVNTTAGADVLSIPVALVTSGIGTLIYLLCTRGRSPVYLGSSFAFIAPMVAGYALAGKGSVFTALMIVGLLYFAISCIIRVSGKAWINKLLPPVIVGPMIMVIGLSLAPTAISEIGLDLPVIPLENLIVALVAFLTTAFLAVRGKGILRVIPFLIGIIAGYIVAAALGMVDFSQTLAANVIEIPKFYLPFMHYDLNFAAILTIVPIALVTIVEHIGDHKVLSEIIGRDLIEDPGLDRTLMGDGIATFCAALLGGPANTTYGENTSVVGMTRVASVYVIGLAAIIAIIFAFSGHLTALLTAIPAPVLGGISVLLYGFICVNGLKILIQNQVDFNNTKNVVVVATMLVLGLGGATLALAYGDLSIAMSGMSLAAIVGIVLNLAIPEEKHE; the protein is encoded by the coding sequence ATGGTTGAAGAAAATAATAATATGTTGCTTGGAGTTCGTGATAAACCTCCTGCAGTTAATTGGGTATTACTTGCTATTCAGCATGTATGTGCAATGTTTGGTGCTACTATTTTAGTACCTATTGTTGTAAACACCACTGCAGGTGCAGATGTTTTATCTATTCCAGTAGCATTGGTCACATCAGGTATTGGTACATTAATTTATCTTCTTTGTACTCGTGGAAGAAGTCCTGTATATCTAGGAAGTTCTTTTGCGTTTATCGCTCCTATGGTTGCAGGTTATGCATTAGCTGGTAAAGGCAGTGTATTTACTGCATTAATGATTGTTGGTTTATTATATTTCGCTATTTCATGTATTATTAGAGTTTCTGGAAAAGCATGGATTAATAAATTGTTACCTCCAGTAATTGTTGGTCCTATGATTATGGTTATTGGATTATCCCTTGCTCCAACTGCAATTAGTGAAATTGGTTTAGATTTACCAGTAATCCCATTAGAAAATCTTATTGTTGCTTTAGTTGCATTTTTAACCACTGCATTTTTAGCAGTTCGTGGAAAAGGTATTTTACGTGTAATTCCATTTTTAATAGGTATTATTGCAGGTTATATTGTAGCAGCTGCTCTTGGTATGGTTGATTTTTCCCAAACATTAGCTGCAAATGTAATTGAAATACCTAAATTCTACTTGCCATTCATGCATTATGACTTAAACTTTGCTGCTATTCTTACAATTGTTCCAATCGCTTTAGTAACAATTGTAGAACACATTGGGGACCACAAAGTATTAAGTGAAATCATTGGCCGTGATTTAATTGAAGATCCTGGTCTTGACAGAACTTTAATGGGTGACGGTATTGCTACATTTTGTGCTGCTTTATTAGGTGGTCCTGCTAACACTACTTACGGTGAAAACACTTCCGTTGTTGGTATGACCCGTGTAGCATCTGTTTATGTAATTGGTCTTGCTGCTATTATTGCAATTATCTTCGCATTCTCAGGACACTTAACCGCACTCTTAACCGCAATTCCTGCTCCTGTTTTAGGAGGTATTTCTGTACTCTTATACGGATTTATTTGTGTAAACGGTCTTAAAATTTTAATCCAAAACCAAGTTGACTTTAACAATACTAAAAATGTTGTAGTTGTTGCAACTATGCTTGTTTTAGGTTTAGGTGGAGCAACATTAGCTCTTGCATACGGTGATTTATCAATCGCAATGTCTGGTATGTCCCTTGCAGCTATTGTCGGTATTGTCTTAAATCTTGCAATTCCGGAGGAAAAACATGAATGA
- a CDS encoding queuosine precursor transporter has product MDFNFDFTEKRVIITAFFCMAFTIANLITVKVIDLGFLGMETPAGVLIYPLVYILTNVIADVYGEKVAQRTIILGLCVDILFVFMTTLILFLPSPAFFTGDSSLAFVFTQTPRILVASYISYLIGNFVNARITAKLNKGEEYSSVKNLGIIAFSELIDNFIFIGLAFIGVFTVGDILIMIISHWILSLIWSAIAQPFTKLTVKWAEKGKPADI; this is encoded by the coding sequence ATGGATTTTAATTTTGATTTTACTGAAAAACGTGTAATTATAACTGCATTTTTCTGTATGGCATTTACAATTGCAAACTTAATTACTGTTAAAGTAATCGACCTTGGATTTTTAGGTATGGAAACTCCTGCTGGAGTTTTAATCTATCCTTTGGTATATATTTTAACAAATGTGATTGCTGATGTTTATGGTGAAAAAGTAGCTCAAAGAACCATTATTTTAGGTCTTTGTGTAGATATTTTATTTGTCTTTATGACAACTTTAATATTATTCTTACCTTCTCCAGCATTCTTTACTGGAGATTCCAGCCTTGCATTCGTATTCACACAAACTCCAAGAATCCTTGTTGCTTCATACATTAGTTACTTAATAGGTAACTTTGTAAACGCAAGAATCACTGCAAAATTAAACAAAGGCGAAGAATATTCTTCTGTTAAAAACTTAGGAATCATTGCTTTTAGTGAATTAATTGATAATTTCATATTCATTGGTCTTGCATTTATCGGAGTATTCACTGTTGGAGATATTTTAATAATGATTATCTCACATTGGATTTTAAGTTTGATTTGGAGTGCAATCGCTCAACCATTTACTAAATTAACTGTTAAATGGGCTGAGAAAGGAAAACCTGCAGATATTTAA
- a CDS encoding CBS domain-containing protein produces the protein MKAKELMDKNFVYLNANDSVVEVSKVMEEIRRFTCPVVNDNKQLIGWVTSFDITKGLREGNEKISEIMSGYEEIGTVHENDPARKAVILTANNKFVTVPVVNDDKQVIGIVRSCDIVDLLCDLYDIKVSNLYKTMQNQLKGVSWEELMAASALVSQKTTGVKITAEEYEEVIMNSTFGEAIWSTGGLEKFFAGLISVGELVIARRVGKARR, from the coding sequence ATGAAAGCTAAAGAGTTAATGGATAAAAATTTTGTATATTTAAATGCAAATGATAGTGTTGTTGAAGTATCTAAAGTAATGGAAGAAATTAGACGTTTTACTTGTCCTGTTGTAAATGACAACAAACAGTTAATTGGATGGGTAACCTCATTTGACATTACTAAAGGATTAAGAGAAGGAAATGAAAAAATTTCTGAAATTATGAGTGGTTATGAAGAAATTGGAACCGTTCATGAAAATGATCCTGCAAGAAAAGCAGTAATCTTAACTGCAAATAACAAATTTGTTACAGTGCCTGTTGTAAATGATGATAAACAGGTTATTGGTATTGTTCGTTCATGTGATATTGTAGACTTATTATGTGATTTATATGATATTAAAGTCTCAAATCTTTATAAAACAATGCAAAACCAACTTAAAGGAGTATCATGGGAAGAATTAATGGCTGCATCAGCTTTAGTCTCCCAAAAAACCACAGGTGTTAAAATCACTGCAGAGGAATACGAAGAAGTTATTATGAATTCCACCTTCGGTGAAGCTATCTGGTCTACTGGTGGTTTAGAAAAATTCTTTGCAGGTTTAATTTCTGTTGGAGAATTGGTTATTGCTCGTAGAGTTGGAAAAGCAAGAAGATAG
- a CDS encoding 4Fe-4S binding protein → MNVSFIKQMEDLEREVLLKSVDLDDDGDDFQFELDDFNAHDEILAISPKCVKCNLCVGECPVNAIEPANIFRIAKITDNCVKCEICVQTCPVSAIKLIDNSIICDSENEDNVIEYRLANVSSRHRVIRMNNISIDYSIDNNWDDCAKLCPTNAFTLEFKEFFDDLDMDVGIDLIEDELYPYVNEKMCIGCGACVEISLNDYAIDLDRYIGPIIHSRVIDVNHDLCVNCYLCEENCPTGAIELVGGQVVLDDDKCIRCIKCTSHCPVVALKRVVLE, encoded by the coding sequence ATGAATGTATCTTTTATAAAACAGATGGAAGACTTGGAACGTGAAGTGCTTTTAAAATCTGTTGATTTAGATGATGATGGTGATGATTTCCAGTTTGAGCTTGATGATTTCAATGCTCATGATGAAATCCTTGCAATTTCACCTAAATGTGTGAAATGTAATCTTTGTGTTGGAGAATGTCCAGTTAATGCAATTGAACCAGCTAATATTTTTAGAATAGCTAAAATAACTGATAATTGCGTTAAGTGTGAGATTTGTGTTCAAACTTGCCCAGTTTCTGCAATTAAATTAATTGATAATTCAATTATCTGTGATAGTGAGAATGAAGATAATGTAATTGAGTATAGATTAGCTAATGTCAGTTCTCGCCACAGAGTTATTCGTATGAATAATATTTCAATTGATTATTCTATTGATAATAATTGGGATGATTGTGCAAAATTATGTCCTACTAATGCATTTACTCTTGAATTTAAGGAGTTTTTTGATGATTTGGATATGGATGTGGGCATTGATCTTATTGAAGATGAATTATATCCATATGTCAATGAAAAGATGTGTATTGGATGCGGGGCATGTGTTGAAATTTCACTAAATGACTATGCAATCGATTTGGACCGTTATATAGGACCAATCATTCACAGTCGTGTAATTGATGTTAATCACGATTTGTGTGTCAACTGTTATTTATGTGAAGAAAATTGTCCAACTGGAGCTATTGAACTAGTTGGAGGACAAGTTGTTTTAGACGATGATAAATGTATTAGATGTATTAAATGCACAAGTCATTGTCCTGTTGTTGCTTTAAAAAGAGTAGTACTAGAATAG
- a CDS encoding carbohydrate kinase family protein: MEILDDDINAEIIGFGALNVDKLYSVANIAGKDEESFITAETDSPGGSAANTIVGLSRLGCSTSFIGKIAEDDDGDLIEYNLAINGVYANNLIYSETGSTGKCLGFVDDNGERCLYIDPGVNDEIKIDEINPLNIMRCKIMHYTSFVGDSFKTQIELLEMLNENTILSFDPGMLYVQKGFDELKPILDRTDILLINESELRLLCNNDKDSLKDLAIGFLELGIGTVVVKQGAKGVFAMDNSTDCFVEAYKSDVVDTTGAGDSFNSGFLYSFLKGYDLEKSCKIGNWVASKSIEGFGMDKFPSAKDLEDVF; encoded by the coding sequence ATGGAAATTCTAGATGATGATATTAATGCAGAAATTATCGGTTTTGGAGCATTAAATGTAGATAAACTTTATTCTGTTGCAAACATCGCAGGTAAAGATGAAGAAAGTTTCATAACTGCTGAAACTGATTCTCCAGGTGGTTCTGCAGCAAATACTATAGTAGGATTATCAAGATTAGGTTGCTCTACATCTTTCATTGGAAAAATTGCTGAAGATGATGACGGGGACTTAATTGAATATAATTTAGCTATTAATGGAGTTTATGCAAACAATTTAATATATTCTGAAACCGGATCAACCGGAAAATGCTTAGGATTTGTTGATGATAATGGTGAGAGATGTCTCTACATTGACCCTGGTGTTAATGATGAGATTAAAATTGATGAAATCAACCCTTTAAACATAATGAGATGTAAAATAATGCATTATACATCTTTTGTTGGGGATTCATTTAAAACTCAAATAGAATTATTGGAAATGTTAAATGAAAATACAATTCTAAGTTTTGATCCTGGAATGTTATATGTTCAAAAAGGATTTGATGAGTTAAAACCAATTCTTGATAGAACTGATATTTTACTTATCAATGAGTCCGAATTAAGATTATTATGTAATAATGATAAAGATTCCTTAAAAGATTTAGCTATTGGTTTTCTTGAATTAGGAATTGGAACTGTTGTTGTAAAACAAGGAGCAAAAGGAGTATTTGCAATGGATAATTCAACAGACTGCTTTGTTGAAGCGTATAAATCTGATGTTGTGGATACTACTGGTGCAGGAGACAGTTTCAATAGTGGATTTTTATACTCTTTCTTAAAAGGGTATGATTTAGAAAAATCCTGTAAAATAGGAAATTGGGTTGCTAGTAAATCAATCGAAGGATTTGGAATGGACAAATTCCCATCTGCTAAAGATTTGGAAGATGTCTTTTAG
- a CDS encoding formylmethanofuran--tetrahydromethanopterin N-formyltransferase codes for MSYEKVEDTFFEAFEGKYVRALITGPTENIVKRAAYDSTSTPSAVIGRVEGGVEGFLDESQTPDGRFGAVVQYWLGGDDVDKFAFELSYRLRQDILVKPFTRIFDYSDNDSDEYIEMMDIVGHCGDGYEWIVEEYGRKMINVPIAVPDFQIEEKFKINDGIMGGNFWYLCSTHEAVIEAGEAVIDAIMDVEGATAPFDICSAASKPETNFPEIGPTTNHVYCPSLKERLGDESKVPEGVNYIPEIVINAVDEKSMNTAVKAGIDAALEFDGVIGISAGNFDGKLGDKNINLLDILK; via the coding sequence ATGAGTTACGAAAAAGTAGAAGACACATTCTTTGAAGCATTTGAAGGAAAATACGTACGTGCTTTAATTACAGGTCCAACTGAAAACATAGTAAAAAGAGCAGCTTATGACTCCACATCAACCCCAAGTGCAGTTATCGGAAGAGTAGAAGGTGGTGTTGAAGGATTTTTAGATGAATCCCAAACTCCTGATGGAAGATTCGGTGCTGTTGTTCAATACTGGTTAGGTGGAGATGATGTTGATAAATTTGCTTTCGAATTATCCTACAGATTAAGACAGGACATCTTAGTAAAACCATTTACCCGTATTTTTGATTATTCTGATAATGACAGTGATGAATACATTGAAATGATGGACATTGTAGGTCACTGTGGTGACGGATACGAATGGATTGTTGAGGAATATGGCAGAAAAATGATTAATGTTCCAATTGCAGTTCCTGATTTCCAGATTGAAGAAAAATTTAAAATTAATGATGGAATAATGGGTGGAAACTTCTGGTATTTATGTTCTACTCATGAAGCAGTTATTGAAGCTGGTGAAGCAGTTATTGATGCAATTATGGATGTTGAAGGAGCCACAGCTCCATTTGATATTTGTTCTGCTGCATCAAAACCTGAAACTAATTTCCCAGAAATTGGCCCAACTACAAATCATGTTTATTGTCCTTCTCTTAAAGAACGTTTAGGTGATGAATCCAAAGTTCCTGAAGGAGTTAATTATATCCCAGAAATAGTTATAAATGCAGTTGATGAAAAATCAATGAATACGGCTGTTAAAGCAGGTATTGATGCTGCTTTGGAATTTGATGGCGTAATTGGAATATCTGCAGGTAATTTTGACGGTAAACTTGGAGATAAAAATATAAATTTATTAGATATATTAAAGTAA